From Firmicutes bacterium HGW-Firmicutes-1, a single genomic window includes:
- a CDS encoding cytidine deaminase, which produces MEKEDCFMGVAILVSNLSHDPNTKVGACIVNVEGDIIATGYNDFPKRCKTDNFSWGKTGKLWETKYGYVCHAETSALINCSGKSTLHAVLYVVEFPCHECAKVLIQAGISKVVYLKDEQMNRESVKTAKILFDSADVEYKKFSSDIEDIDIKFRSL; this is translated from the coding sequence ATGGAGAAAGAAGATTGTTTTATGGGAGTAGCTATACTAGTATCCAATTTAAGTCATGACCCTAATACGAAAGTAGGTGCTTGTATTGTCAATGTAGAAGGGGATATTATTGCGACAGGGTATAATGATTTTCCTAAAAGGTGTAAAACTGATAATTTTTCATGGGGAAAGACAGGAAAATTATGGGAGACAAAGTATGGTTATGTTTGTCATGCGGAAACAAGCGCTTTAATAAATTGTAGTGGCAAAAGCACATTACATGCCGTGTTATATGTAGTTGAATTTCCGTGTCATGAATGTGCTAAAGTATTAATTCAAGCGGGTATAAGTAAAGTAGTTTATCTTAAAGATGAACAAATGAATAGAGAGAGTGTAAAAACAGCAAAAATTCTTTTTGATTCAGCTGATGTTGAGTATAAAAAGTTTTCCTCAGATATAGAAGATATAGATATTAAGTTTAGGAGTTTATGA
- a CDS encoding phosphoribosyl-ATP pyrophosphohydrolase: protein MGNNCVFYNKLVRDKIPEIIRKNGEVANFHILDEGEYKEILGQKLLEECNEWINDKSIEELADILEVFYTIIEVQGISMEAVEKVRKEKIEERGGFKRRVFLENVVNKSADK from the coding sequence ATGGGAAATAATTGTGTTTTTTACAATAAACTAGTAAGAGATAAAATACCAGAAATAATTAGAAAGAATGGTGAAGTGGCAAATTTCCACATATTAGATGAGGGTGAGTATAAAGAGATACTTGGACAAAAATTGCTTGAAGAGTGTAATGAATGGATTAATGATAAATCAATTGAAGAACTTGCTGATATATTGGAGGTTTTTTATACAATCATTGAAGTACAGGGGATTTCTATGGAGGCGGTTGAAAAGGTTCGTAAAGAAAAGATTGAGGAGCGTGGAGGCTTCAAAAGAAGAGTGTTTTTGGAAAATGTTGTTAATAAGAGTGCTGATAAGTAA
- the thyX gene encoding thymidylate synthase (FAD) has product MPVKVISTNQNAETIVAASARISTTKGSALEIFNRQNPIDKDRDLIKKVLQLGHNSLIEHAIFNLAFEDVSAFVEQFMIEFRLASFTVKSRRYVEFTDMGYNIPNFDKYDAEFKSKYINHMDMLFGLYGDMVNEGIPKEDARFILPYGFKSNFYCTVNAREATLIIKRALNSRYNEIIEIGNSLLEQLNSIYPSIINKETIYKEGIKKINKDSIKKEFDNISYENIECELCSYTQNPEEIIAIAEMLNETVMSYREMKTLVSNNETYKMELINRAVKKEKKRELEQITFTFNISNISLAGLTHLVRHRMQSIIIPDLLTTFDKMKFIMPDTIRQNKKILEKYKNALEQHKQIISFLVDNNIDESDLIYLCLSGNLIDVMTTMNYRELLHFLELRSCFRAQWEIQELSLSIIRLLKDNFKILGKFAGPSCYTGGICREGKFSCGKAKEIKNLIDGVDE; this is encoded by the coding sequence ATGCCAGTAAAAGTTATTTCTACAAATCAAAATGCAGAGACAATTGTTGCCGCTTCAGCGCGGATATCAACTACAAAAGGTTCAGCGCTAGAAATTTTCAATAGACAGAATCCGATTGATAAAGATAGGGACTTAATAAAAAAGGTATTACAGCTTGGTCATAATTCATTAATTGAACATGCCATATTTAACCTCGCATTCGAAGATGTATCAGCATTTGTTGAACAATTTATGATTGAATTTAGATTAGCTTCATTTACAGTCAAATCCCGTAGATATGTTGAATTTACAGACATGGGATATAATATACCTAATTTTGATAAATATGATGCTGAGTTTAAAAGCAAGTATATTAATCACATGGACATGTTATTTGGTTTATATGGGGATATGGTTAATGAAGGTATACCGAAAGAAGATGCAAGGTTTATATTGCCATATGGGTTTAAGAGCAATTTTTATTGTACAGTTAATGCTCGCGAAGCAACTTTGATAATTAAACGAGCTCTTAATAGTAGATACAATGAAATAATCGAAATTGGCAATAGCTTACTTGAACAATTAAATTCTATTTATCCGAGTATCATAAATAAAGAAACAATTTACAAAGAGGGTATCAAAAAAATCAATAAAGATAGTATTAAGAAAGAGTTTGACAATATTTCATATGAAAATATCGAATGTGAATTATGCTCTTATACTCAAAACCCTGAAGAAATTATTGCAATTGCAGAAATGTTAAATGAAACGGTAATGTCGTATCGAGAAATGAAAACCTTAGTTAGTAATAACGAGACTTATAAAATGGAACTTATTAATAGGGCTGTAAAAAAAGAGAAGAAGAGAGAATTGGAACAAATTACATTCACCTTTAATATATCTAATATTTCTTTAGCTGGATTAACGCATCTGGTAAGACACAGAATGCAGTCAATAATTATACCCGACCTATTAACGACATTTGATAAAATGAAATTTATTATGCCTGATACAATTAGACAGAACAAAAAGATACTAGAAAAGTATAAAAATGCGTTAGAACAACACAAACAAATCATTAGTTTTTTAGTGGATAATAATATTGATGAATCAGACTTAATTTACTTATGTTTGAGTGGTAATTTAATTGATGTAATGACAACTATGAATTATCGAGAATTATTACATTTTCTAGAATTACGCTCTTGTTTTAGGGCACAATGGGAAATCCAAGAACTATCATTGTCTATAATTAGACTTTTAAAAGATAACTTTAAAATTTTAGGTAAATTTGCAGGACCATCGTGTTATACAGGTGGTATTTGTAGAGAAGGAAAATTTTCCTGTGGGAAAGCAAAAGAAATTAAAAATTTAATTGATGGAGTTGATGAATAA
- a CDS encoding HIT family protein, with translation MHCYFCDLYIKSRENVVIENEFAFAIYDEFPISVGHALIVPKRHYGDYFLSMEQDVQSMFSLIREMKQIICKEFNPDGFNIGINVGKYAGQTLDHVHIHLIPRYKGDVKCLEGGVRNIIPHKGSYWHKVPVFKSKYKYK, from the coding sequence ATGCATTGTTATTTTTGTGATTTGTACATAAAAAGTAGAGAAAATGTTGTAATAGAGAATGAATTTGCTTTTGCAATATATGATGAGTTTCCAATAAGTGTTGGGCATGCATTAATAGTACCCAAAAGACACTACGGGGATTATTTTTTGAGTATGGAACAAGATGTTCAGTCGATGTTTAGCTTAATCAGAGAAATGAAACAGATTATTTGTAAAGAATTTAATCCTGATGGATTCAATATTGGAATAAATGTCGGAAAATACGCTGGCCAAACTTTAGACCATGTTCATATACATCTAATACCTAGATATAAAGGTGATGTTAAATGTCTTGAAGGGGGGGTGCGAAATATAATTCCTCATAAAGGATCATATTGGCACAAAGTTCCAGTGTTTAAAAGTAAATATAAGTATAAATAG
- a CDS encoding transporter, protein MFWLSLIPALITIILTFKTKKLIVSLFIGVLTGSFLNNGFIGGITGVGEYMMDAMSEKESSYTLSFLIAFGSLAELIEMAGGISGFSEKVSKWAKSEKGVLGWAWVLSAITFFDSSFHTIAVGTVLTPTVEKVKGSKEKFAFILSVTSLQLILMIPIATAYIGYMVTVVTNNIKNTGITETAYTIVAKSVLWNFFTLAMLIIGIGVTIFGLGFGKYRIGKTVKEEDEFTKAHIMKEEHANQSIIEYPKNSKNLIIPVAILLVSTIFFFWWTGRDKATSFFSALSSADFSVSIFSAIMLTLLITTIYFLIQKISLAEIETHIVKGGEKVLSLVIVLILSWALTSATQDLGFNSLISGDLVKSIPKFLIPSILFLISSIIAYTIGSSWATWALMMNLAINFSLNSGVNIPLMVGTVWAGGAVADIISPLSAQMAGTDFGEHLATSFPYLLGGVVTATLGYLLVGFFI, encoded by the coding sequence TTGTTTTGGTTATCATTAATCCCTGCATTAATTACCATAATTCTAACCTTTAAAACAAAGAAGCTGATAGTCTCGCTTTTTATTGGCGTACTTACCGGCTCATTTTTAAATAATGGTTTTATTGGGGGAATTACAGGTGTGGGAGAATATATGATGGATGCAATGTCAGAAAAAGAAAGTTCTTATACATTGTCTTTTTTAATTGCATTTGGCTCATTGGCTGAATTAATAGAAATGGCTGGTGGGATATCTGGTTTTAGTGAGAAAGTTAGCAAGTGGGCTAAAAGCGAAAAAGGTGTTTTAGGATGGGCATGGGTTTTAAGTGCAATAACCTTTTTTGACAGTTCTTTTCATACCATTGCAGTAGGAACTGTGTTGACGCCGACAGTAGAAAAGGTCAAGGGCTCTAAAGAAAAGTTTGCATTTATTCTATCAGTAACGAGTTTACAACTGATTTTGATGATCCCTATTGCAACAGCCTATATTGGTTATATGGTAACAGTAGTAACAAATAATATCAAAAATACAGGCATAACTGAAACGGCATATACAATTGTAGCTAAGAGTGTACTCTGGAATTTCTTCACATTAGCGATGCTTATTATTGGAATAGGCGTAACAATATTTGGTCTAGGCTTTGGGAAATATAGGATAGGAAAAACGGTAAAGGAGGAGGATGAGTTTACAAAAGCACATATAATGAAGGAAGAGCATGCCAATCAGTCTATTATAGAATATCCAAAAAATAGTAAAAATTTGATTATTCCAGTAGCTATACTTCTAGTAAGTACAATTTTCTTTTTCTGGTGGACAGGTAGAGATAAGGCTACAAGCTTCTTTTCTGCGTTAAGTTCAGCAGATTTTAGTGTTTCAATATTTTCAGCAATTATGCTCACTTTACTTATAACAACTATCTACTTTTTAATCCAAAAAATAAGTTTAGCAGAGATCGAAACCCACATTGTTAAAGGCGGAGAAAAAGTGCTGTCCTTAGTCATTGTATTAATACTGAGCTGGGCGTTAACATCTGCTACTCAAGATTTAGGTTTCAATAGTTTGATTAGTGGTGACTTGGTTAAAAGTATACCTAAGTTCTTAATACCTTCAATTTTATTTCTAATAAGTAGTATTATAGCTTATACTATTGGTTCATCATGGGCAACATGGGCGCTTATGATGAACCTAGCGATTAATTTTTCGCTTAATTCTGGTGTTAATATTCCGCTTATGGTAGGTACTGTTTGGGCTGGTGGAGCAGTGGCAGATATCATATCACCATTATCTGCACAAATGGCTGGCACCGACTTTGGAGAACATCTTGCCACTTCTTTTCCTTATCTATTGGGAGGGGTTGTCACTGCAACTCTAGGATATTTGTTGGTGGGCTTTTTTATATGA